CCGCCGTTTGACGGCCCCGTTTTACTGCCTGGTCGCGGGCAGCTATTGGAGAATCATATGAAAGTCGTCGCTTTCGAGCGCCAAGAGCAAGGTACGGGTGCGAGCCGCCGCCTGCGCAACGCTGGTAAGACCACGGGTATCGTTTACGGTGGCGAAGCAGCCCCGCAAAAGATCGAACTCGATCACAACGCCCTGTGGCACGCCCTGAAGAAGGAAGCTTTCCACTCGTCGATCCTCGACCTCGAAGTCGCTGGCGCATCGCAACAGGTTCTGCTGCGCGACGTGCAATACCACCCGTTCAAGCAACTGGTGCTGCACGTGGACTTCCAGCGCGTTGACGCGAAGAAGAAGCTGCACACGAAGGCACCGTTGCACTTCCTGAACGCAGAAGTCAGCCCGGCCGTGAAGCTGTCGAGCGCGATCGTTTCGCACGTCGCGACGGAAATCGAAATCGAGTGCCTGCCGGCTGACCTGCCGGAGTTCCTCGAAGTCGACCTGTCGAAGATCGAAGCCGGTCAATCGCTGCACGCTAAGGACATCACGCTGCCGAAGGGCGTCGCGCTGGTCTCGCACGTCGAAGCGGAAAACCCGGTTGTCGCATCGGCGACGATCCCGGCTGGTGCCGTGTCGGACGCAGCCGAAGGCGAAACGCCGGCTGCCTAAGCGGCTGCCTACGCGCCCCATCGATCCGTTTCTCGAAACGGTCGACGCAACCCGCCGCGGCTTGCCCGGCGGGTTTTTCTTTTTCTGCGCCCAGGCGGCCGTTGCCGCCTTCGAAACGTCATGATCAAACTGATCGTCGGCCTCGGCAATCCCGGGGCGGAATACACCGCGACGCGCCACAACGCCGGCTTCTGGCTGATCGACCAGCTCGCCCGCGAAGCCGGCACGACGCTGCGCGACGAACGCCGCTTCCACGGCTTCTACGCGAAAGCGCGCCTGCACGGCGAGGAAGTCCATCTGCTCGAGCCGCAGACCTACATGAACCGCTCCGGCCAGTCGGTCGTCGCGCTTGCTCAATTCTTCAAGATCCTGCCCGACCAGATCCTCGTCGCACACGACGAGCTCGACCTGCCGCCCGGCACCGTGAAGCTGAAGCTCGGCGGCGGCAGCGGCGGCCACAACGGCCTGAAGGACATCACCGCGCACTTGTCGTCGCAGCAATACTGGCGGCTGCGGATCGGCATCGGCCATCCGCGCGACCTGATTCCGGAAAGCGCACGCGCCGGCGCGAAGCCCGATGTCGCGAATTTCGTGTTGAAGCCGCCGCGTCGCGAAGAGCAGGACGTGATCGACGCGTCGATCGAACGCGCGCTCGCCGTGATGCCGATGGTCGTCAAGGGCGAACTCGACCGCGCGACGATGCAGCTGCATCGCAACTGACCTGGCCTCGCACCGGCCCGGTGCATCGGGCCGTCCGGCGGCGTCGGGCGGCCCCGCCCGCCCCACCGCGACGCGCACATGCGGTAATCTCGACGTTTTGCCCGACAGGAGCCAAGCGGTGAGCCGTTACTGGAGCGACGTCGTTCAGCAACTCGTGCCTTACGTGCCGGGCGAGCAGCCCGCACTCGCGCACCCCGTCAAGCTGAACACCAACGAGAATCCCTATCCGCCGTCGCCACGCGTCGTCGCGGCGATCGCACGCGAACTCGGCACGACCGGCGACACGCTGCGCCGCTATCCCGACCCGGTCGCGCGTGCGCTGCGCGAGACGGTCGCGGCCCATCACCGCATCAAGCCCGAGCAGGTGTTCGTCGGCAACGGCTCCGACGAGGTGCTCGCGCACACGTTCCAGGCGCTGCTGAAGCACGACCGGCCGCTGCGCTTTCCGGACATCACGTACAGCTTCTATCCGACCTACGCGCGCCTGTACGGCATCGAGACCACGATCGTGCCGCTCGCGGAAGACTTCTCGATCCGCGTCGAAGACTATCTCGACGACGCCGGAGGCGTGCTGTTTCCGAATCCGAATGCGCCGACCGGGCGCGCGCTGCCGCTCGCGGACGTCGAGCGGATCGCGGCCGCGAATCCGTCGTCGGTCGTCGTGATCGACGAGGCGTACGTCGATTTCGGTGCGCAGTCGGCGATTACGTTGATCGACCGTCATCCGAATCTGCTCGTCGTGCACACGACGTCGAAGGCGCGCTCGCTCGCGGGCATGCGCGTCGGCTTCGCGTTCGGCGACGCGGCGCTGATCGACGCGCTGAACCGGGTGAAGGACAGCTTCAACTCGTATCCGCTCGACCGGCTCGCGCAGGTCGCGGCGCAGGCCGCGTATGAAGACATCGACTATTTCGACGCGACCTGCCGGCGCGTGGTCGACAGCCGGACGCGGCTCACGCATGCGCTCGACACGCTCGGCTTCGACATCGTGCCGTCGGCCGCGAATTTCGTGTTCGCGCGCCATCCCGCGCACGATGCAGGCACGATCGCGGCGAAACTGAAGGAACGGGAAATTTTCGTGCGGCACTTCCGGCTGCCGCGGATCGACCAGCACCTGCGCATCACGGTCGGCACCGACGCCGAATGCGACGCGCTCGTCGCGGCGTTGCGCGAGTTGCTGGCCTGATCAGGAAGAACCGGCGCCCGGGCGGCGCCGATCTGAAAGCGGAACGCGCGCTCGCCAATCAACGGGCGCGCGTCACCGCCGGGTCACGACGCGTCGTCGCCCTTCACGGCGATCAACGCGTGATACTTCTCCATCAATTGCGCGTGCGATTCGTCATGCTGCGGATCGCGCGGAATGCATTCGACCGGACACACCTGCTGGCACTGCGGTTCGTCGAAATGGCCGACGCACTCGGTGCACTTGTTCGGGTCGATCACGTAAATGTCCGGGCCCATCGAAATCGCGCCGTTCGGGCACTCGGGCTCGCACACGTCGCAATTGATGCACTCGTCGGTAATCATCAAAGCCATACTGATCTCACTTCTTCAGGCCGGCGACCGGCTTCGCAACGAAACCGGCCGGCGCCGCATTACGCGGCAGGGCCTCCCATCGCCGTCACTTTCTCGGTCAGCCACTTCTCGACGGACGGGAACACGAACTTGCTGACATCGCCGCCCAACTGCGCGATTTCGCGCACGATCGTCCCCGAGATGAACTGGTACTGATCGGACGGCGTCATGAACATCGTCTCGACGTCGGGCAGCAGGTAGCGGTTCATCCCTGCCATCTGGAACTCATATTCGAAATCGGACACGGCACGCAGGCCGCGCACGATCACGCGTGCATTGTTGGTCCGGACGAAATCCTTCAGGAGGCCGGTGAAACTCATCACCTTCACGTTCGGATAATGGCCGAGCACCTCGTTCGCAATCGTCAGACGTTCTTCGAGCGAGAAGAACGGCTTTTTCGCGCGGCTGTCGGCGACGCCCACAACCAGCGTATCAAAAATGCTCGACGCACGCCGCACGAGGTCTTCGTGCCCGCGTGTCAGCGGATCGAACGTACCGGGATACACGGCGACTACCATGTCGCTCCTCCTGTCATCACGCAAACGGGATGGCAGCCGCGCGATGCGCACGCCACTGCCGAGATGGGCATGCGTCGCCTTTGCGGCGCGCCGCCTCGTATGGAACGCGCATTATTCATCATTTTCGCGCCGCAGCAAATGATAGTGAACCGCACCTGCCTTGCCGTGCTTCTCCACCTGCCAGCCTGCGAGCGCCTCGTGCGCGGCGGGGTCGAGTTCCGCCCCCGTTTCGACGTAAAGCGCACCGCCCGCCGCGACGAGCGGCGCCGCCAGCGCGATCGCACGATCGAGCACGGCCGACTCACCGAACGGCGGATCGAGGAACACCACGTCGAACGCACCCGGCGTGAGCCCGGCCGCGAGCCGCAGCGCGTCGGCCTCCGCAACTTCGACCGCGCGCGCGCCGAGCTTGTCCTTGATCGCCCGCAGCTGCTGCGCGGCGCGCGGGTGGCGTTCGACCATCACGACGCTCGCCGCGCCGCGCGATGCCGCCTCGAAGCCGAGCGCGCCGGTGCCCGCGAACAGGTCGAGGCAACGGCGGCCTTCGAGATCCTGGCCGAGCCAGTTGAACAGCGTCTCGCGCACGCGATCGGGCGTCGGCCGCAGGCCGTCGAGATCGAGCACCGCGAGCGGCGTGCGCTTCCAGTCGCCGCCGATGATGCGGATCGTGTGCGGCTTGCCGCGGGCAGGAGGGGCCGCCGGGCGGCCGGAAGAGGAACGGGACATACGGAATATCGACGACGGAGGGACCGGGTACGCACAGGGGCGCACCGCCAAACAGGCGCACGTTACCACAGCGGCAGCGCGCACTGACGCGAGCGCCACGCCGCACTGATAAAATGCACGGTTTCGGCCGCCGTGCGCCGCGCCCGCGCGAACGCAGAACGGCCCGTCCGGCGCCCCGCCCCTCTCGGCGGGCCTGCCCTCTTCCCGACGTCAGACCATGTTCAGTTTCTTCAAACGATTCAAGAAATCGCAGGAGCCCGATCCGGCGGAATCGCAATCGGCCGACGCGCAGCAAGCGGACGAGCCGTCCGATGCGACGCCCGTGCTCGAGGCGCCGCCCGCGGCCGCTGTGCCGCAGGCGCCCGCGCAACCGGCCGCGCCGGCCGTCGTGATGACGGTCACGCCGACCAACGACGGCCGCGACGAAGTCGTCGAGACGGTCGAGATCGTCCCGCCGCCGCTGCAGGACGCCTCCGCGAAGAAGTCGTGGCTCGCGCGCCTGAAAACGGGGCTCGCGAAAACGGGCTCGAGCATCACCGGCGTCTTCGTCAACACGAAGATCGACGAGGACCTGTACGAGGAGCTCGAAGCCGCGCTGCTGATGTCCGACGCGGGTGTCGATGCAACCGAGTACCTGCTCGGCGCGCTGCGCGAAAAAGTGCGCACGGCCCGGCTGACCGATCCGCAACAGGTGAAGGACGCGCTGCACGACCTGCTCGTCGAGCTGCTGACGCCGCTCGAGAAATCGCTGATGCTCGGCCGCGCGCAACCGCTCGTGATGATGATCACCGGCGTGAACGGCGCGGGCAAGACGACCAGCATCGGCAAGCTCGCGAAGCATCTGCAGAGCTTCGACCAGTCGGTGCTGCTGGCCGCGGGCGACACGTTCCGCGCGGCCGCACGCGAGCAGCTCGCGATCTGGGGCGAGCGCAACAACGTGACGGTCGTGCAGCAGGAAAGCGGCGATCCGGCCGCGGTGATCTTCGACGCGGTGAGCGCCGCGCGCGCACGCAAGATCGACGTAATGATGGCCGACACGGCCGGCCGCCTGCCGACGCAGCTCCACCTGATGGAAGAGCTGAAGAAGGTGAAGCGCGTGATTTCGAAGGCGCACGACGGCGCGCCGCACGAAGTGCTGCTGGTGATCGACGCGAACACCGGCCAGAACGCGCTCACGCAGGTGAAGGCATTCGACGACGCGCTCGGCCTCACGGGCCTGATCGTCACGAAGCTCGACGGCACCGCGAAGGGCGGGATCCTCGCCGCGATCGCGCGGCAACGCCCGGTGCCCGTCTACTTCATCGGCGTCGGCGAAAAGGTCGAGGACCTGCAGCCGTTCAGCGCCGTGGAATTCGCGGACGCGCTGCTCGGCTGAACCTCGCCGGCACGCATCGCACGGGGCGCCTTCGGGCGCCCTTTTTCATGCGCGCCCGCTCACGTTCGCGGCGGGCGCGCCGCGCTCATTCCGCGTCGGGCTGCACGCCCGGCTCGGCGGCCTTGAATGCGTCGAGCGTCGCGGCATGGTCGACGATCCGCTGGATCGTCGGATAGCGCGTGGTATCGATCGAGAAGCGGTTCGCATTGAACACCTGCGGCACGAGGCACACGTCGGCGAGCGTCGGCGTGTCGCCGAAGCACAGCTTGCCGGTGCGCGGATCGCTCGCGAGGCGCGTCTCGAGCGTCTCGAAACCTGCCTCGATCCAGTGCCGGTACCACGCGTTCTTCGCCTCCTCGGGCACCTTCAGCGTGTGCTTCAGGTACTTCAGCACTCGCAGGTTGTTGAGCGGATGGATTTCGCACGCGATCTGCAGCGCGACCGCGCGCACATACGCGCGATCGACCGGCTGCGTCGGCAGCAGCGCGGGCTCGGGATGGGTTTCCTCGAGATATTCGATGATCGCGAGCGACTGCTGCAGCGTCGCCTCGTCGTCGATCAGCGTCGGCACGACCGCGTCCGGATTCAGCGCGCGGTACGCGTCCTTCAGTTGCTCGCCGCCGTCGCGCAGCATGTGCACGGGGACGTAGTCGAACGGCAGCTGCTTCAGGTTCAGGGCAATCCGCACACGGTACGACGCGGAACTGCGGAAATAGCTGTAGAGCTTCATGGGATGTCTCTCGTAGTCGTATTCGGCCGGCAACGGCACGGGCGCGGCGCAGCCGGCGCGCGCACCGCCGGGACCCAGAGTGTAGCGCGGCACGATGCGCGGCCGCGCCCGTGCGATACTCGGGGCATTCCTCACCGCTCACCGCGCGGCCCGATGCCGGCCGCCCGCCCCACGCCCCGATGACCGCTTCCCTCGATCCCGCCACCGTTCCGTTCCCGTGCGCCCGCTTCATCAAGGAAATCGGCCGCGGCCCGCACGGCGCGCGCGCGCTGTCCGCCGAGGACACGTTCGAGCTGTATCGCGCGATGCTCGACGCACGCGTGTCGGACGTCGAACTCGGCGCGATCCTGATCGCCTATCGGCTGAAGGGCGAATCCGCCGACGAACTGGCCGCGATGCTCGCCGCCGCGCAAACGTCGTTCGAGCCCGTGCGCGTGCAGGACGCCGCGTTCCGCCCCGTGGCAATCCCGAGCTACAACGGTGCACGCAAGCAGCCGAACCTCGTGCCGCTGCTCGCGCTGCTGCTCGCGCGCGAAGGCGTGCCGGTGCTCGTGCACGGTGTGGCGCGCGATCCGGGCCGCGTGACGAGCGCGGAGATCTTTTCCGCGCTGTCGCTCGCGCCGTCGACGTCGCACGATGCGATCGAGGACACGCTGGCCGAGCGCCGCGTCGCATTCGCGCCGATCGAAGTCCTGGCGCCGCGGATTGCACACCTGCTGTCGATGCGCAGCGTACTCGGCGTGCGCAACTCGACGCACACGCTCGTGAAAATCCTGCAACCGTTCGCTCCGGCCGGCCTGCGGCTCGTCAACTACACGCATCCGCCGTACCGCGACAGCCTCGCGCAATTGTTCCGCGATCATCCGGACGCCGCGCTCGGCGGCGCGCTGCTCGCGCGCGGCACCGAGGGCGAAGCCGTCGCCGACACGCGGCGCCAGGTGCAGGTCGACTGGCTGCACGACGGCGTGTGCGACACGCTGATCGAGGCCGAACGTTCGTCGTCCGATGCGCCGCCCGTCGCGCTGCCCGAATCGCGCGATGCGGCGACCACGGCCGCGTGGACGGACGCCGTGCTGCGCGGCGAGGTGCCGGTGCCGGACACCGTTGCGCGGCAGGTCGCGACGATCGTGCAGATCGCCCGTATCGCGCGCTGACGACCCGCCCCTTTATCCCGACCATTTGACACACTGCCGCATCCTGGCATAGAGTGGTCGCCATGCGTTCCTTTCCGAACACCCTCCGAATTACCTCCGGCCGCCTAGCGCGGCCGCTATCGCTACGACTAGCCTAAGGCTGTCGTAGCGCCGTGTGCTGTCCGCACGGTCCCTCCCAGCAGTTCCTCGCAGTACCCCTCTCGCAGTTTTTACAACCGAAGTCGTCAGCATTCGTCCGTCTATCCGTCGGCCGATTCGCGAAGATCATCCGCATCCGCGGCGCAATTGCGCGCGGCGGTGCGAGGCAGCGCCAACCGTCGCCCATGCCGCCCGTCTTCGCTCGCGACTTGAGACCCGAGGTCCAGAAGATGCAACGCAATCCGCAAGACAAGTACCGTCCGTTCGAGCCCGTCCGCCTCAATGGCCGCAAATGGCCATCGCGCACCATCGAGCGCGCGCCCGTGTGGATGAGCACCGACCTGCGCGACGGCAACCAGTCGCTGATCGAGCCGATGAGCATCGAGCAGAAGCTCGAATTCTTCGAGATGCTGGTTGCGATCGGGTTCAAGGAGATCGAAGTCGGTTTTCCGTCGGCGTCGCAAACCGACTTCGATTTCGTCCGCAAGCTGATCGACGACAAGCGGATTCCCGACGACGTGACGATCGAGGTGCTCGTGCAGGCGCGCGAAGACCTGATCGCCCGCACGTTCGACGCGCTCGAAGGCGTGCCGCGCGCGATCGTGCACCTCTACAACGCGGTCTGCCCGTCGTTCCGCCGCATCGTGTTCGGGATGTCGAAACACGACGTGAAGGCGCTCGCGATCGACGGCACGCGCATCATCAAGGAACACGCGGCCGCGCGCCCCGACACGCAGTGGACCTTCCAGTACTCGCCGGAAACCTTCAGCATGACCGAGCTGACGTTCGCACGCGAGATCTGCGACGCGGTCGCGCAGACGTGGCGCCCGACCCGCGACCACAAGATGATCGTCAACCTGCCGGCCACGGTCGAAGCCGCGAGCCCGAACGTGTTCGCCGACCAGATCGAATGGATGGACCGCAACCTCGCGTATCGCGACAGCATCGTGCTGTCGGTGCATCCGCACAACGATCGCGGCACCGCGGTCGCGGCAGCCGAACTCGCGCTGCTCGCGGGCGCCGACCGCATCGAGGGCTGCCTGTTCGGCAACGGCGAGCGCACCGGCAACGTCGACCTCGTCACGCTCGCGCTGAACCTCTACACGCAGGGCATCGACCCGGGCCTCGACTTCTCCGACATCGACGCGGTGCGCCGCGTCGTCGAGCGCTGCAACCAGATTCCCGTGCATCCGCGCCACCCGTACGCGGGCGACCTCGTGTTCACCGCGTTCTCGGGCTCGCACCAGGACGCGATCCGCAAGGGCTTCGCTCAGCAGCGCCCCGACGCGGTCTGGGAAGTGCCGTACCTGCCGATCGACCCGGCCGACCTCGGCCGCAGCTATGACGCGGTGATCCGCGTGAACAGCCAGTCCGGCAAGGGCGGCGCGACGTTCCTGCTCGAACGCGGAATGGGCTTCACGCCGACCCGACGCGTGCAGATCGAATTCAGCCACGCGGTGCAGACGCTCGCCGACGCGTCCGGCGAGGAAGTGACGGGCGATGCGATCTGCGCGCTGTTTGCGCGCGAATTCTTCGAGACCGACGGCCCGGCCGCGCGCCACGGCAGCGGGGCGCGCTGGCAGAACCGCGAGATCGCGGCGGCGGCACCCGCCGCCAATGCGATGCCCGAGGACACCGCGCGACGTTTCGCCGCGGCCTTCGCGGCGGCGGCCGGCGCCGCGATCGATGTCGCGTCGTGCGAATCCGTGCGTACGACCGACGGACGGTTCGCGGTATCGGTCGGCTGCCGGGTCGGCGATGCGCCGCTGCGGCACGGTGTCGGCCTGCATGCCGATGCGGCGAGCGCCGCGCTCGACGCCGTCGTCAGCGCCATCAACCGTTCGGCCTGGCACTGCACGGACCGCCGCGCGGCGGCCTGACGGCCGGGCATCGAATCAGGGTTGGACGTCAGCGAGCGGGACGTGACCGCCCGTGCGCCGCGCGATCCGCGCCGCACGGGCCAGCAAAAAGCGGCCCAGAAGGCCGCTCGGTTGGGGACATGAAAAGGAGCGCCACGCGCGCTCATGTCTCGGTCGCGCACCGCGTCGCCTGCCACGCGAGCAGGCACCAGCGCCCCTGCTCCTCGGTATGGACGCACGTATAGGCAATCGGAAAGACCAGGCCGCCGTTGTTCGTTTCCATCTCGATCAACGCGCGCCCGGTGACGATGCAGGTTTCGCCGCCGACCGGCAGGACGTCCTGCGACTGGATTTCGATCTGGCGATAGCGGCGGCGGCCGGCGACGATGGCATCGATGAACTGCTGCTTGGTTTCACGTTTGCCGTTGGTGTGCACGAAGAACACCTTGTCCGACAGCAGCGCGCCGAGCGCCTCACCGTCCCCGTCCACCATCGCCCGGAACCGATCGCGCTCGAGCGCGCGGATCGCATCGACCACCTTCGCCATCGCCTGACTCCTCGGCAACGCGCCCGCGTGCGCGGGCGTGCGGATCAGAAGTTGTATTGCACGTAGAACTGGTGGAAATTTATACCAGGATTCGGCTCTTTGATACCCGCGTTAGACACATGTTCAAAACGGTAGCCGACCTGATACTGTTGCCGTTGGCCGAACTGCACGCCGACGCCCGCGGTCGGTGCGAACTGGAACGCGGTCGACAGCGAGAAATTGTTCGAAATCGTCGGATGAGTCAGAAGCCGGACGCCGCCGCCCGCCTCGATGAACGGACGAATCTCCCCCGCGCTCTTGATGAAGCGGAACATCGGCGTCACACCGAATTCGCCGATGCTGCCGTGGACGTTGCCGCCCGTGTGCCAGTAGCCGACGTGCCCTTCGACGACGAACGCGAAGTGCCAGCCACCGACCTGCCACCAGTTCCAGCCCGGATCCCATACAACGCCGAGATCGCCCTTGTCGATTCCGCGACGATCCGAAAACCCGCCGCCCGCCTGGATCCCCCATCGATCCGCGAACGCCGCACCCGATCCGCCCAGAAGTGACGCCGCCAGTAACGCATGCAGCGCAAGCCGGCTGCGGGGCCGGCGATTCTTCTTATTGTTCATCTGACACTCCAACTTTTTGGGTTGAATGGAGCCTGCCGCGACGGCATGGCCCGAGCGAACTGAATGGTATGGTAAAGGACTTTTCCGATCGGCATCACGAAGCGAAATGGCTTCCTTCCAAAACAACAAAAATCGAAATCGTCTACTGATTACCATCAGAAACAACGGTTTACGGAACTTGGCGTCGCGCCCTCTGTCGCAGATTAGACTATCGACTCGACTTTCTTGATAGAAAAATCGGGAACTCGGATGTCCACGCCCGCTCTAAGGAATTAGCACTCGTCTTGCGGGAGTGCTAAGATGGCCCACGGAATTTCATTCGATACCGGGGGTTTGTCCCTGATTCCAAAGGAGTTTTTTTAGTGAGCAACGCCCTGACCCTCCCGAATACCCTGAGCCCGACGCCGGCCAAGGCCGAATCGGCAGGCTCGCTGGCGCTCGCAGCCCAATCGATGTTGCCCGGCCAGCTCGGCAACATCGACGCGTATATCCAGGCCGTCAACCGCATCCCGCTGCTGACCGCCGAAGAGGAACGCCAGTACGCAACCGAATTCCGCGAAGGCAACAACCTCGACTCGGCGCGCCGCCTCGTGCTGTCGCACCTGCGTCTGGTCGTGTCGATCGCGCGCAACTATCTCGGCTACGGCCTGCCGCACGGCGACCTGATCCAGGAAGGCAACATCGGCCTGATGAAGGCCGTGAAGCGCTTCGATCCGGCGCAGAACGTGCGTCTCGTGTCGTACGCGATTCACTGGATCAAGGCCGAGATTCACGAGTACATCCTGCGCAACTGGCGCATGGTGAAGGTCGCGACGACGAAGGCGCAGCGCAAGCTGTTCTTCAACCTGCGCAGCCACAAGAAGTCCATGCAGGCGATGACGCCCGAGGAAATCGACGGCCTCGCGCAGGAACTCAACGTCAAGCGCGAAGACGTGACCGAGATGGAAACGCGCCTGTCGGGCGGCGACATCGCGCTCGAAGGGCAGGTGGAAGACGGCGAGGAGTCGTACGCGCCGATCGCCTACCTGGCCGACTCGCACAACGAGCCGACCGCCGTGCTCGCCG
The DNA window shown above is from Burkholderia cepacia and carries:
- the leuA gene encoding 2-isopropylmalate synthase; its protein translation is MQRNPQDKYRPFEPVRLNGRKWPSRTIERAPVWMSTDLRDGNQSLIEPMSIEQKLEFFEMLVAIGFKEIEVGFPSASQTDFDFVRKLIDDKRIPDDVTIEVLVQAREDLIARTFDALEGVPRAIVHLYNAVCPSFRRIVFGMSKHDVKALAIDGTRIIKEHAAARPDTQWTFQYSPETFSMTELTFAREICDAVAQTWRPTRDHKMIVNLPATVEAASPNVFADQIEWMDRNLAYRDSIVLSVHPHNDRGTAVAAAELALLAGADRIEGCLFGNGERTGNVDLVTLALNLYTQGIDPGLDFSDIDAVRRVVERCNQIPVHPRHPYAGDLVFTAFSGSHQDAIRKGFAQQRPDAVWEVPYLPIDPADLGRSYDAVIRVNSQSGKGGATFLLERGMGFTPTRRVQIEFSHAVQTLADASGEEVTGDAICALFAREFFETDGPAARHGSGARWQNREIAAAAPAANAMPEDTARRFAAAFAAAAGAAIDVASCESVRTTDGRFAVSVGCRVGDAPLRHGVGLHADAASAALDAVVSAINRSAWHCTDRRAAA
- a CDS encoding 50S ribosomal protein L25/general stress protein Ctc, which produces MKVVAFERQEQGTGASRRLRNAGKTTGIVYGGEAAPQKIELDHNALWHALKKEAFHSSILDLEVAGASQQVLLRDVQYHPFKQLVLHVDFQRVDAKKKLHTKAPLHFLNAEVSPAVKLSSAIVSHVATEIEIECLPADLPEFLEVDLSKIEAGQSLHAKDITLPKGVALVSHVEAENPVVASATIPAGAVSDAAEGETPAA
- the ybiB gene encoding DNA-binding protein YbiB; amino-acid sequence: MTASLDPATVPFPCARFIKEIGRGPHGARALSAEDTFELYRAMLDARVSDVELGAILIAYRLKGESADELAAMLAAAQTSFEPVRVQDAAFRPVAIPSYNGARKQPNLVPLLALLLAREGVPVLVHGVARDPGRVTSAEIFSALSLAPSTSHDAIEDTLAERRVAFAPIEVLAPRIAHLLSMRSVLGVRNSTHTLVKILQPFAPAGLRLVNYTHPPYRDSLAQLFRDHPDAALGGALLARGTEGEAVADTRRQVQVDWLHDGVCDTLIEAERSSSDAPPVALPESRDAATTAAWTDAVLRGEVPVPDTVARQVATIVQIARIAR
- the rpoH gene encoding RNA polymerase sigma factor RpoH; this encodes MSNALTLPNTLSPTPAKAESAGSLALAAQSMLPGQLGNIDAYIQAVNRIPLLTAEEERQYATEFREGNNLDSARRLVLSHLRLVVSIARNYLGYGLPHGDLIQEGNIGLMKAVKRFDPAQNVRLVSYAIHWIKAEIHEYILRNWRMVKVATTKAQRKLFFNLRSHKKSMQAMTPEEIDGLAQELNVKREDVTEMETRLSGGDIALEGQVEDGEESYAPIAYLADSHNEPTAVLAARQRDMLQTDGIAQALEALDARSRRIIEARWLHVDDDGSGGSTLHDLAAEFGVSAERIRQIEASAMKKMRTALAEYA
- the pth gene encoding aminoacyl-tRNA hydrolase, whose translation is MIKLIVGLGNPGAEYTATRHNAGFWLIDQLAREAGTTLRDERRFHGFYAKARLHGEEVHLLEPQTYMNRSGQSVVALAQFFKILPDQILVAHDELDLPPGTVKLKLGGGSGGHNGLKDITAHLSSQQYWRLRIGIGHPRDLIPESARAGAKPDVANFVLKPPRREEQDVIDASIERALAVMPMVVKGELDRATMQLHRN
- the maiA gene encoding maleylacetoacetate isomerase; its protein translation is MKLYSYFRSSASYRVRIALNLKQLPFDYVPVHMLRDGGEQLKDAYRALNPDAVVPTLIDDEATLQQSLAIIEYLEETHPEPALLPTQPVDRAYVRAVALQIACEIHPLNNLRVLKYLKHTLKVPEEAKNAWYRHWIEAGFETLETRLASDPRTGKLCFGDTPTLADVCLVPQVFNANRFSIDTTRYPTIQRIVDHAATLDAFKAAEPGVQPDAE
- the coaD gene encoding pantetheine-phosphate adenylyltransferase: MVVAVYPGTFDPLTRGHEDLVRRASSIFDTLVVGVADSRAKKPFFSLEERLTIANEVLGHYPNVKVMSFTGLLKDFVRTNNARVIVRGLRAVSDFEYEFQMAGMNRYLLPDVETMFMTPSDQYQFISGTIVREIAQLGGDVSKFVFPSVEKWLTEKVTAMGGPAA
- the hisC gene encoding histidinol-phosphate transaminase, producing the protein MSRYWSDVVQQLVPYVPGEQPALAHPVKLNTNENPYPPSPRVVAAIARELGTTGDTLRRYPDPVARALRETVAAHHRIKPEQVFVGNGSDEVLAHTFQALLKHDRPLRFPDITYSFYPTYARLYGIETTIVPLAEDFSIRVEDYLDDAGGVLFPNPNAPTGRALPLADVERIAAANPSSVVVIDEAYVDFGAQSAITLIDRHPNLLVVHTTSKARSLAGMRVGFAFGDAALIDALNRVKDSFNSYPLDRLAQVAAQAAYEDIDYFDATCRRVVDSRTRLTHALDTLGFDIVPSAANFVFARHPAHDAGTIAAKLKEREIFVRHFRLPRIDQHLRITVGTDAECDALVAALRELLA
- the ftsY gene encoding signal recognition particle-docking protein FtsY, with product MFSFFKRFKKSQEPDPAESQSADAQQADEPSDATPVLEAPPAAAVPQAPAQPAAPAVVMTVTPTNDGRDEVVETVEIVPPPLQDASAKKSWLARLKTGLAKTGSSITGVFVNTKIDEDLYEELEAALLMSDAGVDATEYLLGALREKVRTARLTDPQQVKDALHDLLVELLTPLEKSLMLGRAQPLVMMITGVNGAGKTTSIGKLAKHLQSFDQSVLLAAGDTFRAAAREQLAIWGERNNVTVVQQESGDPAAVIFDAVSAARARKIDVMMADTAGRLPTQLHLMEELKKVKRVISKAHDGAPHEVLLVIDANTGQNALTQVKAFDDALGLTGLIVTKLDGTAKGGILAAIARQRPVPVYFIGVGEKVEDLQPFSAVEFADALLG
- a CDS encoding YfhL family 4Fe-4S dicluster ferredoxin, coding for MALMITDECINCDVCEPECPNGAISMGPDIYVIDPNKCTECVGHFDEPQCQQVCPVECIPRDPQHDESHAQLMEKYHALIAVKGDDAS
- a CDS encoding nuclear transport factor 2 family protein; protein product: MAKVVDAIRALERDRFRAMVDGDGEALGALLSDKVFFVHTNGKRETKQQFIDAIVAGRRRYRQIEIQSQDVLPVGGETCIVTGRALIEMETNNGGLVFPIAYTCVHTEEQGRWCLLAWQATRCATET
- the rsmD gene encoding 16S rRNA (guanine(966)-N(2))-methyltransferase RsmD, which produces MSRSSSGRPAAPPARGKPHTIRIIGGDWKRTPLAVLDLDGLRPTPDRVRETLFNWLGQDLEGRRCLDLFAGTGALGFEAASRGAASVVMVERHPRAAQQLRAIKDKLGARAVEVAEADALRLAAGLTPGAFDVVFLDPPFGESAVLDRAIALAAPLVAAGGALYVETGAELDPAAHEALAGWQVEKHGKAGAVHYHLLRRENDE
- a CDS encoding acyloxyacyl hydrolase — encoded protein: MNNKKNRRPRSRLALHALLAASLLGGSGAAFADRWGIQAGGGFSDRRGIDKGDLGVVWDPGWNWWQVGGWHFAFVVEGHVGYWHTGGNVHGSIGEFGVTPMFRFIKSAGEIRPFIEAGGGVRLLTHPTISNNFSLSTAFQFAPTAGVGVQFGQRQQYQVGYRFEHVSNAGIKEPNPGINFHQFYVQYNF